From one Peredibacter starrii genomic stretch:
- a CDS encoding acetyl-CoA carboxylase carboxyltransferase subunit alpha — MDFTLEFERPVSELENQIRELKQASHQNIDISHEIEALQAKVDRMLEDIYTKLSPWQRTQLSRHPARPHAIDYIEKIVTDFHEVHGDRRFSDDPSMIAGFGYIDGKKVAVIGIEKGRKTQEKIKRNFGMANPEGYRKAIRVMQMASQFSIPVVTFVDTPGAYPGIGAEERGQALAIAENLEEMFNIKAPIISIVIGEGGSGGALGIAVADKVFMMEYSVYSVISPESCASILWSDPKMAETAANSLQLSPNKAIELKVIDAIIKEPAGGAHRHPDRAVAMVKDAILASLEGLKKEDLDVVMQKRFEKFRQMGNLTLTIDQSEG; from the coding sequence ATGGATTTTACTTTAGAATTTGAACGTCCGGTTTCCGAGCTCGAAAATCAGATCAGAGAATTAAAACAGGCCTCACACCAGAACATCGATATTTCTCATGAGATCGAAGCGCTTCAAGCGAAAGTCGATCGCATGCTGGAAGATATTTATACAAAACTTTCTCCGTGGCAGAGAACTCAGCTTTCTCGTCACCCAGCGCGTCCTCACGCGATTGATTACATCGAAAAAATCGTAACTGATTTCCATGAAGTTCATGGCGACCGTCGTTTCTCAGATGATCCATCAATGATTGCTGGTTTCGGTTATATCGATGGCAAGAAAGTTGCCGTAATCGGAATTGAGAAAGGTCGTAAAACTCAGGAAAAAATTAAGCGTAATTTCGGGATGGCAAATCCTGAAGGTTATAGAAAAGCAATCCGCGTAATGCAGATGGCGTCTCAGTTCAGCATTCCTGTTGTGACTTTCGTTGATACTCCAGGTGCATACCCTGGAATCGGTGCTGAAGAGCGCGGACAAGCACTTGCGATCGCTGAGAACCTTGAAGAAATGTTCAACATCAAGGCCCCAATCATCTCTATCGTAATTGGTGAAGGTGGATCTGGTGGTGCTCTTGGTATCGCTGTGGCAGATAAAGTATTCATGATGGAGTACTCTGTTTACTCAGTAATTTCTCCGGAATCATGTGCTTCAATTCTTTGGTCAGATCCAAAGATGGCAGAGACTGCTGCTAACTCACTTCAGCTTTCTCCAAATAAGGCGATCGAACTTAAAGTGATCGATGCCATTATTAAAGAGCCGGCAGGTGGAGCTCACCGTCATCCTGATCGTGCTGTTGCGATGGTAAAAGATGCGATTCTTGCAAGCCTTGAAGGTCTTAAGAAAGAAGACCTTGATGTGGTTATGCAGAAGCGTTTTGAGAAGTTCCGTCAGATGGGTAACTTAACTCTTACTATTGATCAGTCGGAAGGTTAA
- a CDS encoding sigma 54-interacting transcriptional regulator encodes MSYVELPNSDIQHFHYRLELDHKDEDGRFVLKTIKGNPFWLNGLAAKEAYIERQDKVYIDDNKMNFDPFDLQEILNRHFEHPVLMEQNLISSNLKILILGETGTGKSHLASKIHDKSGRQGSFVAINLSSYNPQLIESELFGHKKGAFTGAISDKIGAFKTAEHGTLFLDEVDSLPMDLQTKLLTFIDNNKFRRVGDVKESSINTRVIFAAGQSLEKMVQHGTFRKDFYFRLKAGHTIELKSLRNDIKRIKDACQFYTLKNGVTISQRLSDFYETLAWPGNLRQLFGHLDKKRILSRYAKLDFDHLDEELLLQSSDLMSFSSMEELVPLRDLKEDYVKKALSMCEGNVAMTARKLQLTEKTVRTIVGKV; translated from the coding sequence ATGAGTTACGTTGAATTACCGAACTCTGATATCCAGCATTTTCATTATAGATTGGAGCTGGATCATAAGGATGAAGATGGAAGATTTGTGTTGAAAACAATCAAGGGAAATCCTTTTTGGCTAAATGGATTGGCCGCCAAAGAGGCCTATATTGAGAGACAAGACAAAGTTTATATTGATGATAATAAAATGAACTTTGACCCCTTTGATTTGCAGGAAATTTTGAACCGTCATTTTGAGCACCCGGTTTTGATGGAACAAAATTTAATCTCTTCAAATTTGAAGATTTTGATCTTGGGTGAAACCGGTACAGGTAAGAGTCATCTTGCTTCTAAAATTCACGATAAGAGTGGAAGGCAGGGTTCATTTGTGGCAATCAATTTATCTTCATATAATCCGCAGTTAATTGAATCAGAGTTGTTCGGGCATAAAAAGGGCGCATTTACCGGGGCAATTTCAGATAAAATTGGGGCCTTTAAGACGGCCGAGCATGGAACACTTTTCTTAGATGAAGTTGATTCTTTGCCGATGGACCTTCAAACCAAACTTCTGACTTTCATCGATAATAACAAGTTCCGGAGAGTAGGTGATGTGAAAGAAAGCTCTATCAATACTCGGGTCATATTTGCTGCCGGACAATCACTAGAGAAGATGGTCCAACACGGAACATTTCGAAAGGATTTTTATTTTCGACTTAAGGCCGGGCACACTATTGAGTTAAAGTCTCTTCGAAATGATATCAAACGGATTAAAGATGCTTGTCAGTTCTATACTCTTAAAAACGGGGTAACCATCTCCCAGAGACTTTCTGATTTTTATGAGACACTGGCCTGGCCCGGAAACCTTCGCCAGCTTTTTGGTCATCTGGATAAGAAACGCATTCTTAGTCGGTACGCTAAACTTGATTTCGATCATCTGGATGAAGAGCTTCTCCTTCAAAGTTCAGATCTCATGAGTTTCTCTTCAATGGAAGAACTAGTGCCCCTGAGAGATTTGAAAGAAGATTATGTAAAGAAGGCCCTTTCCATGTGTGAAGGAAATGTTGCCATGACGGCTAGGAAGCTTCAATTAACTGAGAAAACTGTGAGAACAATTGTGGGGAAGGTCTAA
- the yihA gene encoding ribosome biogenesis GTP-binding protein YihA/YsxC has translation MNIQKGKTEFLMGIDTVEQLQQWLNEHSFANGIAFIGRSNVGKSSLINALFGKTTARVSKTPGRTRQVNIFDFIVQNKETKSLEHFYLFDVPGYGHADVSKEMAQNWQNLLDTFFQMCSEKILLLNVQDCRHPVQDSDLLFHEYIKAFDLETYVLFNKVDKLKTQSEKARLKNLMPDIYNKFKWVKQIHFTSAEKGDGIPAVEQAIITFVKRNSDMKGFN, from the coding sequence ATGAACATTCAGAAAGGAAAAACCGAATTCCTTATGGGAATCGATACTGTTGAACAACTTCAGCAATGGCTGAATGAACACTCTTTCGCAAATGGAATTGCTTTTATCGGTCGTTCCAATGTTGGAAAATCTTCGCTGATTAATGCTCTTTTCGGAAAGACCACTGCTCGAGTTTCAAAAACTCCTGGTCGTACCCGTCAGGTGAACATTTTTGACTTCATCGTGCAAAACAAAGAGACCAAATCTCTTGAACACTTCTATCTTTTCGATGTTCCAGGTTACGGCCATGCGGATGTTTCAAAAGAGATGGCCCAAAACTGGCAGAACCTTTTAGATACCTTCTTCCAAATGTGCAGCGAGAAGATCCTTCTTCTTAACGTTCAAGACTGCCGTCACCCTGTCCAAGATAGCGATTTGCTTTTTCACGAATACATCAAAGCGTTCGACCTAGAGACCTACGTTCTCTTCAACAAAGTTGATAAGCTTAAAACTCAAAGTGAAAAGGCCCGTCTTAAAAACCTAATGCCTGACATTTATAATAAGTTTAAATGGGTCAAACAAATCCATTTTACCTCTGCAGAAAAGGGCGATGGCATCCCGGCAGTTGAACAGGCAATCATCACTTTTGTTAAGCGCAACAGTGATATGAAAGGTTTTAACTGA
- a CDS encoding lysophospholipid acyltransferase family protein translates to MLKLGESFLLSIEDEIKINQIFAELKEKYKDYKDPWGFNLELCEKTLKKIVPFYRSYFKVRVFGAENVKDQSYIVTSNHTGQLPLDAILITIAFLLDVAPPRVLRAMVERFMAQLPFIGDFAAQTGSILGDRANCAYLIEHGESILVFPEGVRGISKNTPDYYKLRSFSEGFYRIALQKKTPILPVCVIGAEEMFPFVFHSKRLARLLKVPALPLTANLFPLPSPIDIYIGKEIPIPAHLEHEASDKEIKENVFHIENTIKRMLIHGLKHRRPFFDTVRKPISKFVIKEFRNKGDR, encoded by the coding sequence ATGTTGAAACTAGGTGAATCATTCCTCCTCAGCATTGAGGACGAAATCAAAATTAATCAAATCTTCGCTGAACTCAAAGAGAAGTATAAGGACTACAAAGATCCGTGGGGATTCAATCTCGAGCTTTGTGAAAAGACCTTGAAAAAGATTGTTCCTTTTTATCGTTCCTACTTCAAAGTCAGAGTATTTGGCGCTGAGAATGTTAAAGATCAATCTTACATTGTGACCTCGAATCACACTGGTCAATTACCACTCGATGCCATTCTCATTACGATTGCATTTCTTTTAGATGTTGCCCCACCACGCGTTCTGCGTGCCATGGTGGAAAGATTTATGGCCCAGCTACCTTTCATTGGAGACTTCGCCGCTCAAACCGGATCAATCTTAGGTGATCGTGCGAATTGTGCTTACTTGATTGAGCATGGAGAATCTATTCTTGTTTTTCCGGAAGGTGTTCGGGGGATTTCAAAGAACACTCCAGATTATTATAAGCTTCGCAGTTTTTCTGAGGGCTTTTATCGAATCGCTCTTCAAAAGAAGACACCAATTCTCCCCGTATGTGTAATTGGTGCTGAAGAGATGTTTCCTTTTGTGTTTCACTCAAAGAGATTGGCACGTTTATTAAAAGTACCTGCTCTTCCCCTTACGGCAAACCTCTTCCCTCTTCCTTCGCCAATCGATATTTATATTGGAAAAGAAATTCCTATTCCAGCACATCTCGAGCATGAGGCATCGGACAAGGAAATAAAAGAAAATGTTTTCCACATCGAAAACACAATTAAGCGCATGCTGATCCACGGTCTAAAACATAGAAGGCCGTTTTTTGATACAGTTAGAAAACCGATCTCAAAGTTTGTGATCAAAGAATTCAGAAATAAAGGTGACCGATGA